A window of the Enoplosus armatus isolate fEnoArm2 chromosome 5, fEnoArm2.hap1, whole genome shotgun sequence genome harbors these coding sequences:
- the LOC139285485 gene encoding P2Y purinoceptor 3, which produces MCEDLAPSPWDFGMVVVFLVKIPFCQAVARLLLLTVDAYRTVLLRNVKMPFSVDSFPTETLISKTSSLDFFSTSERPTDPNAAGSFSISNSSGLGILRCTYKEDFKRILLPAVYTLVFLLGLPLNAAVILKIWRTRPNLSKNNIYMLNLAIADLLYVMSLPLLIYNYGSHDYWPFGEFACKLVRFQFYSNLHGSILFLTCISVQRYVGICHPLAMWPKQGGRRLAWCVCGGVWLVVVVLCAPTFHFAATGNQRNRTVCYDLSTPKRSVDYYPYGMALTCLGFLLPFMGVMVCYCRMAHILCRPVSYQGVSIATGEKREKAVRMIIVVAAVFCISFLPFHLTKTMYLVVRTLPSVPCEIRNLFSIIYKSTRPFASMNSFLDPILFYFTQPRYRQSTRRFVLKVTTLRDKGTSV; this is translated from the exons ATGTGTGAGGACCTGGCACCCTCGCCATGGGACTTTGGCatggttgttgtgtttttagtgaaGATTCCTTTCTGCCAGGCAGTGGCCAGGCTTCT CCTTTTGACTGTAGATGCATACAGAACAGTACTTTTAAGG aaTGTGAAGATGCCATTTTCTGTTGACTCCTTCCCTACGGAAACTCTCATCTCGAAAACCTCATCTTTGGACTTCTTCTCGACCAGCGAACGCCCCACAGACCCAAACGCAGCAGGCAGCTTCAGCATCAGCAACAGCAGCGGGCTGGGCATCCTTCGCTGCACCTATAAGGAAGACTTTAAGCGTATTTTGCTCCCTGCTGTGTACACCCTCGTCTTCTTGCTCGGCCTTCCTCTCAATGCTGCTGTCATACTGAAGATATGGAGGACTCGGCCCAATCTGTCCAAAAACAACATCTATATGCTCAACTTGGCCATAGCTGacttactgtatgtgatgtCACTTCCCTTGCTCATCTACAACTACGGCAGTCATGACTACTGGCCCTTTGGGGAGTTTGCCTGTAAACTGGTCAGGTTTCAGTTCTACAG CAATCTGCATGGCagcatcctcttcctcacctgcaTCAGTGTGCAACGCTATGTGGGCATTTGCCATCCTCTCGCGATGTGGCCCAAGCAAGGAGGTCGCAGGCTGGCGTGGTGTGTCTGCGGAGGGGTGTGGCTGGTGGTCGTCGTCCTGTGCGCGCCAACTTTTCACTTCGCTGCGACGGGAAACCAGCGAAACCGCACTGTGTGTTATGATTTAAGTACGCCAAAGCGTTCAGTGGACTACTATCCTTACGGCATGGCTCTGACCTGCCTCGGCTTCTTGTTGCCTTTTATGGGTGTGATGGTGTGCTATTGTCGGATGGCTCACATCCTCTGCCGCCCAGTGTCCTACCAGGGTGTCTCCATAGCGACTGGGGAGAAGCGGGAGAAGGCGGTGAGGATGATCATTGTTGTGGCGGCGGTGTTCTGCATAAGCTTCCTGCCATTTCACCTCACCAAGACCATGTACCTGGTGGTGCGTACTCTGCCCAGTGTGCCCTGCGAGATAAGAAACTTGTTTTCAATCATCTATAAGAGCACTAGGCCGTTTGCCAGCATGAACAGCTTCCTGGACCCTATTCTGTTTTACTTCACCCAGCCACGCTACCGCCAGAGCACCAGAAGGTTTGTGCTCAAAGTTACCACCCTCAGGGACAAGGGCACCAGTGTGTGA